From Planctomycetota bacterium:
TAATTCGCAACTGCGCATAAGCGCGGTTATGCGAAGCTTCGCATAACCGCGCCTTCAATGGATACCTTCACAGTGGACGCACAAAAGGCTATTGCCAATTCTGCCTCGCCCTGGCCGCGAAGGCGATCAACTCGCGTGGTGCCTCCAGCAAGCGGAGAAGGGCAAACGGCACGAGCGATAAGTACGACTTCCGGGTGTTCCTCCTGCACCTCGGGCTAATCGGCGACGAGTTCAAGACGTGTCGGAAGCACCTGCTTGCGAACCTCGCGGGCAGCGCGGCCTGGAAGAACGGCCGGCCGGCTCCGCGGCTCACGCCCACAACCCCCGACACAGCACCCAGCAGCCAAGCAGAAGAACACCCCGCACACCCAGCAGAAGGAGAACAGCCGTGCTGAGACTCACGCTGCGCGATGGCGAGGCATTCGAGGGCGAGACTGCCCTGGACCTCGTCCGTGCGATGAAGGGCGCCTCGATGTTCAGCGACGCGAAGGACGTGTTCCACTACATCGCAATCGCCCAGGACCGGCTCAGGGAGGTCGACGGCATCGCTCTTGCCGTGGCCGGTGAGAAGCTCGACGACCGGTGCGAGTCCTTCATCCGCGAGCTTGACCGCCTGGGCCTGGCGAAGCTCCACCGCCTCTCTGGGGCCGACCTCGACCAGGTGGAGTACATGGTCCGCGAGACGGCGAGGTTGCTCAACGCCGACGACTTGCCCGGCGCGTGGGAGTTCCTGCGCCCCAAGCTGCGCCTCACGCCAGACGAACTCGCGGAGCTGGACCGCCGTCTGGGACTCGATGCGAAGGAGGAGTAGTGAGATGTCGAAGGTGAAAGTGCCCAAAGCCGTGCTCGATGGCCTCGATGCCGTGCGCCGCTCCGGCTTGACGAACATGCTCGACCACCGTGTGGTTGCCCAGCTTGCAGAGGAG
This genomic window contains:
- a CDS encoding DUF5049 domain-containing protein; this translates as MSKVKVPKAVLDGLDAVRRSGLTNMLDHRVVAQLAEEFGFEEAARWVKAQRAQFAAGIFQGFEAEEEK